The genomic stretch GAGTCGAAAATCTGTCGGAGCATAATTTCCGCATCCCAGAATACCGAGGTTGCAGCAGCCAGTTTTTGGGTTGCTATTGGGTCAGAAGAATGACACCAGGTTTCTTTTTCAAGCATGGACGCTGTTCGCATAGCCAGGTGAGGGAAGGAGGGCTCCAGCAGCCTTTTTGTAAAGTGACCATGGGTTTTCATTGCAAAACCGCCTGAGGGAATACCGATCCATTTGCGCAGACTCCCGGCAATATAATCACAGCAGGGATCGATTCCGTTCCATGAAAGGATAGAATGGGTGGTATCCTCTATTATGCGGACACCACATTTCCTGCATAAATGAACAAATTCTCTGTCATAGGTGCAGAAACCATAATAACCACAGAGGGAAAGAACACTGATCTGATTAAGGACGGACTTATCAAATACCGGTGTCATCGACCGGTCAACATCATAAAAAAGCAGCTTATAACCAGCTTTCTTAAAAGGAGCCAGAACAGTCTCGCAGGTATAGATAGGAACGTAAGCAATTCGTTTATGGTCAGTCAACATAATGTCTTCAAGAGCATAATAGATGGCGCACCGGCCAGACATCAGGAAAGCAAGATCCCCTGAATCTGGACATAATTCTTCAAAAAAGTGGTTCTCTGTTTCTGCCAGCTGTTCAAAGCTGAAATAACCGCCAATATTTTTCATGTAATTTTCCTCTTTAAGTTAAATAGCATTTATTCATGCTTACTAAAAGCGCACGATTATTTTAGTTACGGTAATACTTAATAACCATTACTGATTACCTGATTACTTATTTAAAAATCAGTACCCACACACTTTAGTATAGCAGATACAGATATTGTACACAATAAAAATGTAAGTAAATAAAAAATATTGTTATACAATAAATAATATTGTTGACAATCATTATAGATTGTTTTATAATTTTCTTAACAAAATAGAAGGCGCAAAATCAATTTGATTTTGTTGATGAATGGAAATCAATAGTGTATGCTGTTAATTTCAATGTGCGATGACAAAGGGGTCACGTGCGGAGTCTGCTCAGGCAGGCTCTTTTTAATACCTACATATAAGCATTGACCGTTAAATTCTATCGTTAAAGTGAAATTTTTTAATGAAATGCAGAAGTGATATAGATAAATTACTCGATGAAAGACAACATTGAGATCATCAATCGCAGTAAAGTTATTCTTCCTGTTTAATTGATGATTTAATTCCTTTTACGTATTTTAGGGTGTATTTCAACTTCCGATATGGTGATTGCCTATCTGGATCGATCAATGGCAAGGAAATACACGAACCTACAACATCTTAAACCGCATAGCTTCTATTTAGAATATGTGAAGAAAAGCTATGACTATATAATTAAGAGGAGAAGGAGTATGTATAAGTACATGATCAAACGGCTTCTGATGTTAATCCCGGTCATTATCGGAGTCACTTTTATTGTGTTTTTCATCCTGAATCTGTCGCCAGGTGATCCAGCGGCGATTATTCTGGGGGATCAGGCCACTGCGGAAGCACTGGCTATGAAGCGTGAGGAACTGGGATTAAATGATCCTCTTCTGATTCGCTATGGGCGCTATCTGGTAAGGATGCTTCACGGTGATTTGGGAACATCTTACAAAAACAGTTTAAGTGTCTGGGATCAGGTGATCAGCCGGTTTCCAAATACAGCAATGCTGGCAGTTGCGGCGATTCTGGTGGCGTTGGCAATAGGGATCCCGGTAGGAATTATATCAGCCAAGAACCAATATTCAGCACTAGATAACATTTCTATGGTAACTGCTTTGATCGGGGTATCCATGCCCAGCTTCTGGATGGGACTTCTGCTGGTTATTGTGTTTGCCTTAAAG from Lacrimispora sphenoides JCM 1415 encodes the following:
- a CDS encoding DegT/DnrJ/EryC1/StrS aminotransferase; this translates as MKNIGGYFSFEQLAETENHFFEELCPDSGDLAFLMSGRCAIYYALEDIMLTDHKRIAYVPIYTCETVLAPFKKAGYKLLFYDVDRSMTPVFDKSVLNQISVLSLCGYYGFCTYDREFVHLCRKCGVRIIEDTTHSILSWNGIDPCCDYIAGSLRKWIGIPSGGFAMKTHGHFTKRLLEPSFPHLAMRTASMLEKETWCHSSDPIATQKLAAATSVFWDAEIMLRQIFDSYESDPESINIIKHIDVDTIRRKRRENYRYLLEHLMLSPDLTIVFPELAEETVPSHFTFFAKNRKQIQDYLTANGISSTAYWPIPSSVQLTGHPDAAYIYDHVLSLPCDQRYGGKEMQYICHILNQYPKNSKE
- a CDS encoding ABC transporter permease, coding for MYKYMIKRLLMLIPVIIGVTFIVFFILNLSPGDPAAIILGDQATAEALAMKREELGLNDPLLIRYGRYLVRMLHGDLGTSYKNSLSVWDQVISRFPNTAMLAVAAILVALAIGIPVGIISAKNQYSALDNISMVTALIGVSMPSFWMGLLLVIVFALKLGWLPSQGMGQGLAPLLKSLVLPAVTLGTSAAATITRMTRSSMLEVIRQDYIDTARAKGVSEKIITYRHMLKNAMIPIITAVGLQFGTLLGGAMLTETVFSWPGLGRLMVEAIKSKDIPLVLGSVIFLAVMFTVVNLAVDIVYAFVDPRIKSQYKRK